From a region of the Bacteroidetes bacterium GWF2_43_63 genome:
- a CDS encoding ADP-glyceromanno-heptose 6-epimerase, with amino-acid sequence MNILTGAAGFIGSVLGRQLMDAGMENIIAVDDFSKTAKADNFEGRKYKDFIHRDKLNDFLQSHKSDIGAVFHIGARTDTTEIDVEIFNKLNLNYTKDLWKFCAERNVPFIYASSAATYGDGAFGYKDDHNIVEQLKPLNPYGESKNDFDKWALQQNQAPPFWAGLKFFNVYGPNEYHKGRMASVIMHAYNQIGETGRMKLFRSHKPEFADGMQMRDFIYVKDIASIIAFLFEHRPESGLYNAGTGKARAFLHLVEAVFAAMECTPVIDFVDTPEDIRDKYQYFTEADMSKLISKGYNKPFVSLEDGVKDYVTGYLKEHKYF; translated from the coding sequence CTGAACATTTTAACCGGAGCTGCCGGATTTATCGGATCCGTTTTAGGACGACAACTAATGGATGCCGGCATGGAGAATATTATTGCCGTTGATGACTTTTCGAAAACAGCAAAAGCAGATAATTTCGAAGGAAGAAAATACAAGGACTTTATTCATCGAGATAAACTGAATGATTTTCTTCAATCGCATAAATCGGACATTGGGGCAGTGTTTCACATTGGAGCCCGCACCGATACTACGGAAATTGATGTTGAGATTTTCAATAAACTCAATCTCAACTACACAAAAGACTTGTGGAAATTTTGTGCTGAAAGAAACGTCCCTTTCATCTACGCCTCATCGGCAGCCACTTACGGCGATGGTGCTTTTGGATACAAAGACGATCACAATATTGTAGAACAATTAAAACCGCTGAATCCTTACGGTGAAAGTAAAAATGATTTTGACAAATGGGCATTGCAGCAAAATCAGGCGCCACCATTCTGGGCAGGACTCAAATTTTTCAATGTCTATGGTCCGAACGAATATCATAAAGGCCGCATGGCATCGGTGATTATGCATGCTTACAATCAGATCGGCGAAACCGGCAGAATGAAACTTTTTCGCTCTCACAAGCCTGAATTCGCTGATGGCATGCAGATGCGTGATTTTATTTACGTGAAAGACATTGCATCCATCATTGCATTTTTGTTTGAACATCGCCCTGAAAGCGGGTTGTATAATGCAGGTACCGGAAAGGCTCGCGCGTTTTTGCATTTGGTTGAGGCCGTTTTTGCAGCCATGGAGTGCACTCCTGTAATTGATTTTGTTGACACACCCGAAGACATCCGCGATAAATACCAATACTTCACCGAAGCCGACATGTCGAAACTGATTTCGAAAGGTTACAACAAACCTTTTGTCAGCCTCGAAGACGGAGTGAAAGATTATGTAACCGGATACCTGAAAGAACACAAATACTTCTGA